Part of the Rhinolophus sinicus isolate RSC01 linkage group LG14, ASM3656204v1, whole genome shotgun sequence genome is shown below.
tttgaagcaattccAACATTAAAAAGCATTTTGGTAATAGTGTAAAAAATACTCAACATTAATTTTTGGAAAAgagattatttaaattatattttagaatggAAATATTATTGACACCTGAACATCTTAAGTTTTTAGTGATGTTTGATTTCTTAATCAGATATCAAGAATAAAACAGGATCACTTTAATTAGATCATctttagatttttatatatacatacatttaacttttttagaCACAAAGCTTAAATAATCACTAAAAGCTGGTTAAATATATACCCTAAATAATTTTGTTGTGCTAATAGAATGCTTTCTTTCATTGTGAAAACAATATGTGTGAATTTTATATCAATCAAAataccaatatatttttaaataccaggGAAAGATctgttttttctaaataaagagtGTGTAACCTGAGTTCTATAAGTAGACTTTAGGGGACCATAAAACCCCCTAAAATGCTCAGAAATATCCTATAGATTTTGTGAATGTTCATGTAATGTTAGTACTCTTTATCATATCAAAGTGGTCTGTTGAATAGAGGAGACTCTTAACAAGACTATTAGTATATAAAGCCTAAATCGTACAATAATtagaatttaattattatataataaaaaggaaggaattgtACAAGTATATAGATTATTCCTATTGTAAAATGACATGATTTCCATTGGACAAGTCTTGTTCTGTACACTCATAACTAAATGCTAAGAagagaaacataaataaacatttgcatatacatattttcatattggATCTCATAATTATAAGCATTTAGTTCAAGAtgattaaatatgttttaatcaaTCAAGGGGGGAAGCAAAACAACTCTACTTTCATAAAATCAATGTCGTAATCCAAATAATTCATAGATTTAAACTGAGTTTTTagaatgtctttcttttcaaatctattttcaatttgttgtttttctttaaagattggAAATGTTTGCAGAAATATGGGATACCATTCCAAGTAAAATATTAGTACAAGAAAGTAAACAAACCTTGTATTATTAATATTGACTTTATCTGCAAGACAAGAAGATAAAAGGAATTTGGGGATAATGTCCCTGATTaggtaaaaaagaaattcttctcCCTCTTTGTTAGAAAAAagctcaaagaaaataaaatcaatagtgGAAAATTATCCAGTAAATTACATTATGCAGGCAGCCAATCTAGGTTAAAATCGGGTAGAAAAGAATCCTTTACAATATTGAAATGGCACAATATATATAATCTgctaaaattcaaaaaaagatCCAGTTTTTTGCTTCTGATCCAGAAAATTGCTTCTGCACAATTTCCCCTTTCAATTTTCCTTTGATTTGCCTGCTCAGGATGACATAAAATTGTCATAAGAAAATGGTAATTATTATCTGGGAGTTTCCATATCAAAGCAAATATACTGTGGTCCACACAAATCTGTTTACTTAATACAATCAGAAAAGCCTCTTTCTATCCTTAAAGTGAATTGTTCTTCCCAGGCTTGCACCCTGGAATGTGAAGGGAAACTGCCTTCTCTCAAAACCTGGGAGACCTGCAAAGAGCTCCTTCAGCTGTCCAACCTGCAGCTTCCTCAAGATGGCGCAAGCGCCCTCCGAGAACGCAGCAAACAGGAGGAGAACCTTGTGCTGGCCAAGAAGTATGGGGGCTTCATGAAAAGGTATGGAGGCTTCATGAAGAAAATGGATGAGCTTTATCCTCTGGAACCGGAAGAACAGGCAAATGGAGGTGGAATGCTTGCCAAGAGATACGGGGGCTTCATGAAGAAGGATATAGAGGAGGATGACTCCCTGGGCAATTCCTCAGACCTGCTGAAAGAGCTGCTGGCAACAGGGGACAACCGAGAGAGCAGCCACCACCAACAGGGCAGTGACGATGAAGAAGTGAGCAAGAGATACGGGGGCTTCATGAGAGGCTTAAAGAGAAGCCCCCAACTGGAAGACGAAGCCAAAGAGCTGCAGAAGCGATATGGGGGCTTCATGAGAAGAGTTGGTCGCCCAGAATGGTGGATGGACTACCAGAAAAGGTACGGGGGCTTCCTGAAGCGCTTCGCTGATTCTCTGCCCTCCGACGAAGAGGGTGAAAGTTACTCAAAAGAAGTTCCCCAAATGGAGAAGAGATATGGAGGATTTATGAGGTTTTAATACCCTTTCCCCTTCAGTGACCCGAGCCCCAGCAAGGTTTCCTCTATCCCCCAGTGAGAGACTGCCTCGTTAATCGTGTTATATTGTCATGTGTTGCTTGCACTGTATACTTGACTTTATTGTTCGGATAACTAACTACATAACCTGAAAGTTCTCATTCCAGGTTCTGTGTTCTTTTGAGAGTCTTTAAGCTCAGTATTGGATTATTGCTGCGGTCTTGTTTTCATGCTAAAACAGTTTCTGTCACCTTGTCctttatttttgacaaaatatcAATAAATGCTTACTTGTATATGGATATAATAAACCCCTTACCCCAACTGCATAACATTCTTGCAAGTCTCTTCTTCTCCAAGGCCCTCATTCACGTCTGTGTTTCCACAGTAAATCCTAAACTCAGACACAGTGAAACTGTGTGCTTTTGACAGAATCATCACTGGCCTCCTTCTCCAACAGCTGTGGCTGcaaaaacagttttcatttcattcctcACACATGAACTCTTAGAGGAGTAAACACAttagagcaaaataaaatgtattcccACTCTCATTTCTGGAAATCAGATGCCTGAAGAAAACCAAAGTTTAATAAAGAAACAGGGTATGCCCTTATACATAAGAAAATATGCATTTACATTCAGatgtttatgtcttttttcttcagCAAAGTATTTTAGAAGTTAATAAgtaattaaagataatttaaacccattttacaaatgaaggtgAAGCCCAGCAAAGTTAAGTAGTTGGCCCAAGGTTGCCCAGCAGttgaaggacagaaaaaagaattaagaccCCGAACTTCTTGCTCCCAATGTCTTTCCCACTCCAGTTCCCTGTCTCTCGCCCATGTCACTACCAAAAATTGGGAGAATATATTGGGACTATATATTGTTCATTATTGTCCACCCTTCTACCACACCACAGTGCATTCTCCAATAtcttatgaatgaataaaggaaggaatgaaggaatttGGTTACCAGGTCAATAGAAAGGTATTATGGATGTTTTATAAGGCAAATTCTCACCCCACAGGAATTTGTGACTATTTCATATGAATTAAACCATTTGAGGCAATATTCTGGTACCAAaaactgtaactttttttttctaattgaaaatAACTGCAGCTAACCTCCTATCCACTAAGTCCTCTCCTATGTGTTctttccccaaaaaaaattaGAGGGTTTAGCAGttcaggaaaatggagaaagagtCTCTGACCTGCAGTCTAGCAATGCAAGCCCACATGC
Proteins encoded:
- the PENK gene encoding proenkephalin-A, which translates into the protein MARFLRLCTWLLALGPGLLATVRAECSQDCATCSYRLTRPTDINPLACTLECEGKLPSLKTWETCKELLQLSNLQLPQDGASALRERSKQEENLVLAKKYGGFMKRYGGFMKKMDELYPLEPEEQANGGGMLAKRYGGFMKKDIEEDDSLGNSSDLLKELLATGDNRESSHHQQGSDDEEVSKRYGGFMRGLKRSPQLEDEAKELQKRYGGFMRRVGRPEWWMDYQKRYGGFLKRFADSLPSDEEGESYSKEVPQMEKRYGGFMRF